A genome region from Tolypothrix sp. PCC 7712 includes the following:
- a CDS encoding T3SS effector HopA1 family protein: protein MVYSSVQQPLTSLFDIASNIQIEPNFCIHHPNYQPFALPAKIADRFQQNSTDLQQKYLTLLLRNFLYGIYYNGSLQNVLAVKADAAQQLPHQNLENYSALGIDGEFYERLHNCNHGTGYFDPSWEVLRHEPDGSMAVNKGGLTLYIEPDCHLKAHSQAAKIGELVSVWMPKNRIQNGCYLAVSNFGQERQDNPEDDLGTGRIYFNLTPFGAIALMDSLTVELNEAGIPFSFQVPYNPAAYGRYDSGVLYFERNNYLAIREVLQGVYAEHEAHFNPEIPLFTKFLAPGLSLAEEPIKKFAAQETFGMNRCQIVANALLDAWYKGRNAYDERMQSINRHFNRHLVDVQRPYLNPSSQDIYSPLS, encoded by the coding sequence ATGGTATATTCTTCTGTTCAACAACCCCTAACTTCCCTATTTGATATTGCTAGCAATATTCAGATTGAGCCGAACTTTTGCATTCACCATCCCAATTATCAACCATTTGCATTACCTGCCAAGATAGCAGATAGATTTCAGCAGAATTCCACAGATTTACAGCAGAAATATTTAACTTTATTACTGCGGAATTTTTTGTATGGCATCTATTACAATGGCTCATTACAAAATGTTTTGGCTGTTAAAGCTGATGCTGCACAGCAATTACCACATCAAAATTTAGAAAACTATTCTGCTTTAGGAATTGACGGGGAATTTTACGAACGTCTGCATAATTGCAACCACGGGACAGGTTATTTTGATCCGAGTTGGGAAGTGTTGCGGCACGAACCAGATGGTAGCATGGCTGTGAATAAGGGCGGTTTGACATTGTACATCGAACCAGACTGCCATCTCAAAGCTCATTCTCAAGCTGCGAAAATTGGCGAATTAGTGTCAGTATGGATGCCCAAAAATCGCATCCAAAACGGCTGTTACTTAGCAGTTAGCAATTTTGGACAGGAAAGACAAGACAACCCAGAGGATGATTTGGGTACAGGGAGAATCTATTTTAATCTCACACCATTTGGTGCGATCGCACTCATGGATAGCCTGACAGTGGAACTCAACGAAGCTGGTATTCCTTTTAGCTTCCAAGTTCCTTATAATCCTGCTGCTTATGGACGTTACGATTCAGGGGTACTCTACTTTGAACGTAACAACTATTTAGCAATCCGTGAAGTTCTGCAAGGTGTGTATGCAGAACATGAGGCGCATTTTAACCCCGAAATTCCTCTATTTACCAAGTTTTTGGCACCTGGGCTAAGTTTAGCTGAAGAACCCATCAAAAAATTTGCTGCACAAGAAACTTTCGGGATGAATCGCTGTCAAATTGTTGCTAATGCTTTGTTGGATGCTTGGTATAAAGGCAGGAATGCTTATGATGAACGGATGCAATCTATTAACCGCCACTTTAACCGTCATCTAGTAGATGTGCAGCGTCCATATCTCAATCCTAGTTCTCAGGATATTTACTCTCCTCTCAGCTAA
- a CDS encoding phosphotransferase family protein → MVLSLSSQNVIQYLQEAGLCSSEDGATNESELPDRTKNLNLIVSLADNRKLLVKQEVSNHDDGTPQEFFKEWLFHQLLQQFPVIGNISAIASLLLHYDEENSILVRKYLSDYEQLGHFYQKTDIFADEIATAIGTTLAGLHRATFNGREYRDFMNTAPAGQFRYHFYNPAQGIESITPEIFAQVPTQALQFYQLYQRYESLESAIADLAYEWNPCCLTHNDLKLNNILVHSRWQQLDNCLIRLIDWEACGWGDPAFDLGTLLASYLEIWLSSLVVDPTLQLEESLHLAVTPLEVIQPSILALIRGYLNAFPVILEYRSDFILRVVQFVGLGLIHQIQNKIKNRKDFDNTDICMLSVAKNLLTMPEQGVLTVFGISESEILKPVAKVHKLPQPEREKQLVRLYYEKTRLRGC, encoded by the coding sequence ATGGTATTATCACTGTCTTCTCAAAATGTTATCCAGTATCTGCAAGAAGCAGGTCTGTGTAGCTCAGAAGATGGAGCAACCAACGAATCTGAGTTACCAGATAGAACTAAGAATTTGAATTTAATAGTTAGTCTGGCAGATAATCGCAAACTGCTGGTTAAACAAGAAGTCAGCAATCACGATGATGGAACTCCCCAAGAGTTTTTCAAGGAGTGGCTGTTTCACCAATTGCTACAGCAGTTTCCGGTTATTGGTAATATTTCTGCGATCGCATCATTATTACTACATTATGACGAGGAAAATTCTATCCTTGTCCGCAAATATTTGAGTGACTATGAACAGTTAGGGCATTTTTACCAAAAAACTGATATTTTTGCCGATGAAATTGCTACAGCTATTGGCACAACTTTAGCAGGTTTGCACCGTGCTACTTTCAACGGTCGAGAGTATCGCGATTTTATGAATACTGCTCCCGCGGGACAGTTTCGTTATCATTTCTATAATCCGGCTCAAGGGATAGAGTCAATTACACCAGAGATTTTTGCTCAAGTTCCCACGCAAGCGCTGCAATTCTATCAACTCTATCAGCGCTACGAAAGTTTAGAGTCAGCAATTGCAGACTTAGCCTATGAATGGAATCCTTGCTGTCTCACTCATAACGATTTGAAGTTAAACAATATTTTAGTTCATTCTCGTTGGCAGCAGCTTGATAATTGCCTGATTAGATTAATTGACTGGGAAGCTTGCGGTTGGGGAGATCCCGCTTTTGACTTGGGTACATTATTAGCCAGCTATTTAGAGATTTGGCTTTCCAGTTTAGTAGTAGATCCTACTTTACAGTTAGAGGAATCTCTACATTTGGCGGTTACACCGCTGGAGGTGATTCAGCCTTCAATATTGGCTTTAATTCGAGGTTATCTAAATGCTTTCCCCGTAATTTTAGAGTATCGTAGTGATTTTATTTTGCGAGTTGTTCAGTTTGTTGGCTTGGGATTAATTCACCAAATTCAGAACAAGATTAAAAATCGCAAAGATTTTGATAATACTGACATTTGTATGCTGTCGGTGGCGAAAAACTTATTAACTATGCCTGAACAAGGTGTATTAACTGTGTTTGGCATTTCCGAGTCAGAAATCTTAAAACCTGTGGCGAAAGTACATAAATTGCCGCAGCCAGAAAGAGAGAAGCAGTTGGTTCGTCTGTATTACGAAAAAACCCGTCTCCGTGGTTGTTAA